In Finegoldia magna ATCC 53516, a genomic segment contains:
- a CDS encoding peptidylprolyl isomerase → MEDNKDKILAVVNGEEIKQSEVDNFIKALGYRGAQFNNEEGRKRLTDELINRKLLFFDAKKSGLDKDEIYVKEVKKQSEELLKDFAMANIINSVRVSDEDLKEYYENHKDNFKVQPTFTASHILVESEDLANEIKEKIDNDGDFAELAKEYSTCPSKEQGGDLGTFQQGQMVKEFENALIENEIGDIVGPVKTQFGYHIINIKDKTEGKVKSFEEAKNEVKQTLLQLKQQQAYIDATDKLQKEYKIEKFY, encoded by the coding sequence ATGGAAGACAACAAAGATAAAATATTAGCAGTAGTAAATGGTGAAGAAATTAAACAATCAGAAGTTGATAATTTTATTAAAGCTTTAGGTTATAGAGGAGCACAATTCAATAACGAAGAAGGAAGAAAAAGATTAACTGATGAATTAATCAACAGAAAGCTTTTGTTCTTTGATGCTAAGAAATCTGGCTTGGATAAAGATGAAATATATGTAAAAGAAGTCAAAAAACAATCAGAAGAATTGTTGAAGGATTTTGCAATGGCTAACATAATCAATTCTGTTAGAGTATCTGATGAAGATTTGAAGGAATATTATGAAAACCACAAGGATAATTTCAAGGTTCAACCAACATTCACAGCTTCTCATATTTTAGTTGAATCTGAAGATTTGGCTAATGAAATCAAAGAAAAAATCGATAACGATGGTGATTTTGCAGAATTAGCTAAAGAATACTCTACTTGTCCATCAAAAGAACAAGGTGGAGATTTGGGAACATTCCAACAAGGTCAAATGGTTAAAGAATTTGAAAATGCTTTGATTGAAAATGAAATTGGAGATATCGTAGGACCTGTTAAAACACAATTCGGTTATCACATTATCAATATCAAAGATAAAACTGAAGGAAAAGTAAAATCTTTTGAAGAAGCAAAGAATGAAGTGAAACAAACACTATTACAATTGAAACAACAACAAGCATATATTGATGCTACAGACAAATTACAAAAAGAATACAAAATCGAAAAATTTTATTAA
- a CDS encoding S1 RNA-binding domain-containing protein, whose product MYKLGQRENLKIDKINTEVLLKKDNENNFARMNVDELSGEKVGDIVDVFIYNDNKKLMATKKQPKIELGKIARLEVKDITRIGAFLDCGLDKDILLPFKEQTSKLVKGQKYLVYLYIDKSNRLALTMRIKNLLKNDSGYVKNDWVEGVIYNIVDGLGAFVAVDNKYEGLIPSSELTGVVDLGEEVKCRVTDVKSDGKLDLSFFEPAYKHISSDADVILEELKNSDGFINFNDKTDANRIKSVFNMSKSSFKRAVGRLLKENMIQFYKDGIKLTSKGRGNNGRQQR is encoded by the coding sequence ATGTATAAATTAGGACAAAGAGAGAATTTAAAAATTGATAAGATAAATACGGAAGTTTTGTTGAAAAAAGACAACGAAAATAATTTTGCTAGAATGAATGTAGACGAACTTTCTGGAGAAAAAGTTGGCGATATTGTCGATGTATTCATTTACAACGATAATAAAAAACTTATGGCAACTAAGAAGCAACCTAAGATTGAATTGGGTAAAATTGCAAGACTTGAAGTAAAAGATATTACGAGAATTGGCGCCTTCTTGGATTGTGGCTTAGACAAGGATATTTTGTTGCCGTTTAAGGAGCAAACTTCAAAATTAGTAAAAGGCCAAAAATATTTGGTGTATTTGTATATTGATAAGTCGAATAGATTGGCACTTACTATGAGAATTAAAAATTTATTGAAAAACGACAGTGGCTATGTGAAGAACGACTGGGTGGAAGGCGTTATATACAACATAGTGGACGGTTTAGGAGCTTTTGTAGCTGTAGATAATAAATATGAAGGGCTTATTCCTTCAAGCGAATTAACGGGCGTTGTGGACCTTGGAGAAGAGGTCAAGTGTAGAGTTACAGATGTTAAGTCTGATGGCAAATTGGATTTGTCATTTTTTGAACCTGCATATAAGCATATCTCATCAGATGCTGATGTTATTTTGGAAGAACTTAAAAACTCTGATGGATTCATTAATTTTAACGATAAAACAGACGCCAACAGAATTAAATCGGTATTTAATATGTCAAAATCCAGTTTCAAAAGAGCTGTTGGAAGACTATTAAAAGAAAATATGATACAATTTTATAAAGACGGAATAAAATTAACTAGTAAAGGGAGAGGTAATAATGGAAGACAACAAAGATAA
- a CDS encoding YitT family protein, whose translation MNKMIKKIIILTLGTLILTFGFFFFIMPFNLTIGGISGIAMSLNAFVPQIPTGIFVMIMDTILYIIAFIILGKSFGVLSIYCSFIFASSTTLLEILLPNFKPLTDDILINLIFGIIISAAGMALVINQGASTGGTDIIAMIIRKYFSIDVGKCMLVADFFVVLLGMYTFGTKSGMYAMLGICINSIVIDKAIAGLNTRVNMMITSDKYKEINAYIIDQISRGSTIYKAVGGFSDNEKFVINTIVSRGEYIKIKNYVKSIDPKAFVCISYVSEVVGEGFTYDPVDNPELEILPGGMS comes from the coding sequence ATGAACAAAATGATTAAAAAAATAATAATATTAACATTGGGAACATTAATACTTACTTTTGGTTTTTTCTTTTTTATAATGCCTTTTAATTTAACTATTGGTGGAATTTCTGGTATTGCGATGAGTTTGAACGCTTTTGTTCCACAAATTCCAACGGGTATTTTCGTTATGATTATGGATACGATTTTGTATATTATAGCGTTTATTATTTTGGGAAAAAGCTTTGGAGTTTTGTCGATATATTGTTCTTTTATTTTTGCAAGTTCAACGACGTTACTTGAAATTTTGCTACCAAATTTCAAACCTTTGACAGATGATATTTTGATTAATTTGATTTTTGGAATTATTATTTCAGCTGCTGGTATGGCTTTGGTTATCAACCAAGGAGCATCAACTGGTGGTACGGATATTATCGCGATGATAATCAGAAAATATTTTTCAATTGATGTGGGTAAATGTATGCTTGTAGCAGACTTTTTTGTTGTGTTGCTTGGTATGTACACTTTCGGAACAAAAAGCGGTATGTATGCTATGCTTGGTATTTGCATCAACTCAATTGTCATTGACAAGGCTATCGCTGGTCTAAATACAAGAGTAAATATGATGATAACAAGCGATAAGTACAAAGAAATTAATGCTTATATTATAGATCAAATTTCAAGAGGATCCACAATTTATAAAGCAGTTGGTGGTTTTTCTGATAATGAAAAATTTGTTATCAATACGATTGTTTCAAGAGGAGAGTATATAAAGATTAAAAACTACGTAAAATCTATTGATCCTAAGGCATTCGTATGTATTTCGTATGTCAGTGAAGTGGTTGGTGAAGGATTTACTTATGATCCAGTGGATAATCCAGAACTTGAAATACTTCCTGGTGGAATGAGTTAG
- a CDS encoding metal ABC transporter permease, translating to MFEMFSYDFMRRAFIVGILVSIIVPLIGTFVVNKKNSMVGDALSHSSLAGVALGLIFGINPVLAAIFVCVIEAFGIEIIRKNFAKSSDLSTAIVMSSGIGLAAILSDFVPGAANFQSFMFGSIVAIPDIELYTVIIVSFIVIVTYVMLYKKLVYIIFDEDGARLSNINVGLINKIFTFLIAITVAIASRTVGALMVSSLMVIPVSCAIMVSHSFKRTVINSSLFGVLFTIIGINMSYYFQLKPGGSIVLTGLLVLIILMIVNKFRKNN from the coding sequence ATGTTTGAGATGTTTTCATATGATTTTATGAGAAGAGCTTTTATTGTGGGGATATTAGTGTCAATTATCGTTCCTTTGATAGGAACTTTTGTCGTTAACAAGAAAAACTCCATGGTAGGAGATGCTTTAAGTCACAGTTCATTGGCCGGAGTTGCATTGGGACTTATTTTCGGAATAAATCCTGTTCTAGCGGCGATTTTCGTATGCGTGATTGAAGCTTTTGGTATAGAAATCATCAGAAAAAATTTCGCCAAAAGTTCTGATTTGTCGACTGCTATTGTCATGAGTAGCGGTATTGGCCTTGCAGCAATCTTATCCGATTTTGTGCCTGGTGCTGCGAATTTTCAATCATTTATGTTTGGTTCTATCGTAGCTATTCCGGATATTGAATTGTACACAGTAATTATTGTGAGTTTTATTGTTATTGTGACTTATGTGATGTTGTACAAAAAATTAGTGTATATTATTTTCGATGAAGATGGAGCTAGATTGTCTAATATTAACGTAGGACTTATCAATAAAATATTTACTTTTTTAATAGCTATCACTGTTGCTATTGCGTCTAGAACTGTCGGTGCACTTATGGTTTCAAGCTTGATGGTTATTCCTGTGTCTTGCGCAATAATGGTATCACATTCTTTTAAAAGAACTGTGATTAATTCGTCGCTATTTGGAGTTTTGTTCACAATTATCGGAATTAATATGTCTTATTATTTTCAATTAAAACCAGGTGGATCAATCGTGTTGACAGGGCTTCTAGTTCTTATAATTTTGATGATAGTAAATAAATTTAGAAAAAATAATTAA
- a CDS encoding metal ABC transporter ATP-binding protein produces MNSIISVENLNFSYRNEKLLRDINFNIEKGDFVGITGANGSGKSTLLKLILGFLKADSGEIKFAGGRENFSFGYVPQNNHEKSISFPITAWEIVAMNVSDDENMKANEKIENALAIVEMKDKKYYDYNKMSGGEQERVMIAKALANDPQILIFDEPTAGLDQRSKENLFDLLKHLNNHHNITILVVTHELDFTKDYFNRIFRLDNEFVEVKHV; encoded by the coding sequence ATGAATAGTATAATTAGTGTAGAAAATTTGAATTTTTCGTATAGAAACGAAAAGCTATTAAGGGATATAAATTTTAATATCGAAAAGGGAGATTTCGTAGGGATAACCGGAGCTAATGGCTCCGGTAAATCTACGTTATTGAAGCTTATTTTAGGTTTCTTAAAAGCAGATAGTGGTGAGATTAAATTTGCTGGAGGAAGGGAAAATTTTAGTTTTGGATATGTTCCTCAAAACAACCACGAAAAGAGTATTTCTTTTCCGATAACTGCATGGGAAATCGTGGCTATGAATGTAAGTGATGATGAGAATATGAAAGCTAATGAAAAAATCGAAAATGCGTTGGCTATTGTAGAAATGAAGGATAAGAAATATTACGACTACAATAAGATGAGCGGTGGTGAGCAAGAAAGGGTCATGATTGCAAAGGCATTGGCTAACGATCCGCAAATTTTGATTTTTGATGAACCTACTGCAGGACTAGATCAACGAAGTAAGGAAAATTTGTTTGATTTGTTGAAGCATTTGAATAATCATCATAACATAACGATTTTGGTGGTTACTCATGAGTTGGATTTTACTAAAGATTATTTTAACAGGATTTTTAGATTGGATAATGAATTTGTTGAGGTGAAACATGTTTGA
- a CDS encoding metal ABC transporter solute-binding protein, Zn/Mn family translates to MKKIYRILLLALMIGVASGCTRQNNDVNNQKVQEQKEKSDDKSTEKSDSKKLYVSFYPIEYMAKEIAKDKIDVVNVMPKGATVHDWEPTAQDIKNLSDSKMLIVNGLGLEGWLEDVKSSLKNTEIIDSSTNIDKIKAEEEHDHDHDHEEHDHDHDHEEKGHDHDHEEKEHDHDHEHHHHGEFDPHVWMSPKQARIQMKNVYEAIVKFDSENKDFYEKNYKELDKKFEDLDKKYTEVLAPQKDKYFIVPHEAFGYLARDYEINQVPIEGINSDSEPDLNKMKELTNFAKSHKINTVFYEMGESDKIANSLAKEINAKTAGLSTIEAKTQDIEDGKDNYFSLLEKNLDAISQAK, encoded by the coding sequence ATGAAAAAAATTTATAGGATATTATTGTTAGCTCTTATGATTGGTGTGGCATCTGGATGTACTAGACAAAACAATGATGTTAACAATCAAAAGGTGCAAGAACAAAAAGAAAAAAGTGATGACAAATCAACTGAAAAGTCCGATTCAAAGAAATTATATGTTAGTTTCTATCCGATTGAATATATGGCGAAAGAAATCGCTAAGGATAAAATTGATGTGGTAAATGTTATGCCAAAAGGCGCTACAGTTCATGATTGGGAACCAACAGCACAAGATATTAAAAATTTATCTGATTCGAAGATGTTAATTGTTAACGGTCTTGGATTGGAAGGTTGGTTGGAAGATGTTAAATCTAGTTTGAAAAACACGGAAATTATTGATTCATCTACAAATATTGACAAGATAAAAGCTGAAGAAGAACATGACCACGATCACGACCATGAAGAACACGATCACGATCATGATCACGAAGAAAAAGGTCACGATCATGATCACGAAGAAAAAGAACACGATCATGACCATGAACATCATCACCACGGTGAATTTGACCCACATGTTTGGATGAGCCCTAAACAAGCTAGAATTCAAATGAAGAATGTGTATGAAGCTATCGTAAAATTTGACTCGGAAAACAAAGATTTCTATGAAAAAAATTACAAAGAATTAGATAAAAAGTTTGAAGACTTAGACAAAAAATACACTGAAGTATTAGCTCCACAAAAGGACAAATATTTTATCGTGCCACATGAAGCATTTGGATATTTGGCAAGAGATTACGAAATCAATCAAGTTCCTATCGAAGGTATCAATTCAGATTCAGAACCTGATTTAAATAAGATGAAAGAATTGACTAATTTCGCAAAATCACATAAGATAAATACAGTATTTTATGAAATGGGAGAAAGCGATAAGATTGCAAATTCTTTGGCTAAGGAAATCAACGCAAAAACTGCTGGTTTATCCACGATAGAAGCTAAGACTCAAGATATCGAAGATGGAAAGGATAATTATTTTTCATTGTTAGAAAAAAACTTGGATGCAATCTCACAAGCAAAATAA
- a CDS encoding Ig-like domain-containing protein, translated as MDKKNKNNIAKILLAFGVLASPMMLANQVSADNSIANTTNTSNVDATATAQSDAVTTENVIKENKEDKEQAKKEQAKEVVTTAAKNTKAKATEEATTKENTATDETEATSQKEEASEEKKEAVVEGKEAFTLTEAQKQALKEAGFTDAEIAGIEKEIANQKLADANFDAEDFLNKKLAEKKPAAENTPAAEETNALGISEETKREAVAASADEKREPKDISNEVTDVNISIKGLDNEDATMIKPIAEDPDIKGKTFNDQLYDTQAMAHVDFRVPDTAVAGDTIDIKLSPNVNPNGIVSDFNPEALDAKIGSEVVGKAYYDKENSLMRYTLTDLVKNYGNVKIVSEFPLFIDKEKVTEPVSDQKVSVSVGNKTQEKTYTVDYNMSDVGQKNKKFVSNGYSDITHVSLGDETYDHIIYMNPFNKEQKGTLVQIKNLPGENGVVNDGVVFDQDVLDSVEVYVVKDLSKLPMSFAWNEETKENLIKLPEIEPDTNKTVYTKQIVDGTIIVDINNNQDVMLSKAKRGPVDKNATIVIKYKGKFKSDATKDAATRVIFDNTPYDGAGKRVTSKEDYFFWDNIIYTTSSKAYGEGNKEFGRFEDIHIYQTINSDGTITTDDYVYGSKQQDVPSKYYTTKQIPREGYTLVKVTSPDGASFSTEGKETSANFVAGKTLHVKYVYQKRPVEKKGSFQEHHIYQTKKLDGTIVEDSRDDKEVKEGTEKENYKTSKIDKDGYKLVKVESKNGGQFNEDGSLKEAAYIADTKQEVTYIYQKEEKQPTPTENTGKFQEHHIYITKDKDGKVIKREVVDGKVDSGTKDKTYTTGKKEKDGFKFVKTQDPKENPSYDKDGKETTGNFVPGKTQEITYVYEKTETPSTPPTPTEETGKFQEHHIYITKDKDGKVIKREVVNGKVDSGTKDKTYTTGKKEKDGFKFVKTQDPKENPSYDKDGKETTGNFVPGKTQEITYVYEKTETPSTPPTPTEETGKFQEHHIYITKDKDGKVIKREVVDGKVNSGTKDKTYTTGKKEKDGFKFVKTQDPKENPSYDKDGKETTGNFVPGKTQEITYVYEKTETPSTPPTPVEPSEPSTPVEPSTPPTPVEPEEPTTPVVPDQPEQPGTPEQPATPEQPATPEQPSKPEQPSKPEQPSKPEQPSKSDQPSKSDQPSKPVRQSKKLPKAGADYELLKLAAGALSIVSGLGLSLGRKKED; from the coding sequence ATGGACAAAAAGAACAAGAACAACATAGCTAAGATTTTGTTGGCTTTCGGGGTATTAGCCAGCCCAATGATGTTAGCAAACCAAGTATCAGCAGATAATTCAATCGCTAATACTACAAATACTAGCAATGTTGATGCAACGGCAACAGCACAATCTGATGCTGTAACAACAGAAAATGTAATTAAAGAAAACAAAGAAGACAAAGAACAAGCTAAAAAAGAACAAGCTAAAGAAGTAGTTACTACCGCAGCAAAAAACACTAAAGCAAAAGCAACTGAAGAAGCTACTACAAAAGAAAACACTGCAACAGATGAAACTGAAGCAACTTCACAAAAAGAAGAAGCTTCAGAAGAAAAGAAAGAAGCTGTTGTAGAAGGTAAAGAAGCTTTCACACTAACAGAAGCACAAAAACAAGCTCTAAAAGAAGCTGGTTTTACTGATGCCGAAATAGCAGGAATCGAAAAAGAAATAGCTAACCAAAAATTAGCTGATGCTAACTTTGATGCAGAAGATTTCCTAAATAAGAAATTAGCAGAAAAAAAACCTGCAGCAGAAAATACACCTGCAGCAGAAGAAACAAATGCACTTGGAATTTCAGAAGAAACTAAACGAGAAGCGGTGGCAGCATCTGCTGATGAAAAGAGAGAACCTAAAGATATCAGTAACGAAGTAACAGATGTCAATATTTCTATTAAAGGTTTGGACAATGAAGATGCAACTATGATCAAGCCAATAGCTGAAGATCCTGATATTAAAGGAAAGACCTTCAATGATCAACTATATGATACCCAAGCTATGGCTCACGTAGATTTCCGCGTTCCTGACACAGCAGTCGCTGGTGACACAATTGACATCAAATTATCACCAAATGTAAATCCAAATGGTATCGTATCTGATTTTAATCCTGAAGCATTAGATGCCAAGATTGGTTCAGAAGTTGTTGGAAAGGCATATTACGATAAAGAAAACAGCTTGATGAGATATACCCTAACAGACCTTGTTAAAAACTATGGTAATGTTAAAATAGTATCAGAATTTCCATTATTCATAGACAAAGAGAAGGTAACAGAACCAGTAAGCGATCAAAAAGTTTCCGTATCTGTAGGCAATAAAACACAAGAAAAAACCTATACTGTAGATTATAATATGTCAGATGTTGGACAAAAGAATAAAAAATTTGTATCTAATGGTTACTCTGATATAACTCATGTCAGTCTAGGAGATGAAACATATGACCATATTATTTACATGAACCCATTTAATAAAGAACAAAAGGGCACACTTGTCCAAATAAAAAACCTTCCTGGTGAAAATGGGGTTGTAAATGACGGAGTTGTTTTTGACCAAGATGTTTTAGATAGTGTTGAAGTATACGTAGTAAAAGACTTATCTAAGCTACCAATGAGTTTTGCATGGAACGAAGAAACAAAAGAAAATCTTATCAAACTACCAGAGATTGAACCTGACACAAACAAAACGGTTTATACTAAACAAATTGTTGATGGCACAATTATTGTAGATATTAACAACAACCAAGATGTTATGCTAAGTAAGGCCAAAAGAGGACCAGTTGATAAAAATGCAACAATTGTTATTAAATATAAAGGTAAGTTTAAGAGTGATGCTACTAAAGATGCAGCGACTCGTGTAATCTTTGATAACACTCCATATGATGGAGCTGGCAAAAGAGTTACATCAAAAGAAGATTATTTCTTCTGGGATAATATAATCTATACAACAAGTTCAAAAGCATATGGTGAAGGTAATAAAGAGTTTGGACGTTTCGAAGATATCCATATTTATCAAACTATAAATTCTGATGGAACTATAACAACAGATGATTATGTATACGGAAGCAAGCAACAAGATGTTCCTTCAAAATATTATACAACCAAACAAATACCAAGAGAGGGATATACACTTGTAAAAGTTACATCTCCAGATGGAGCTAGCTTTAGTACAGAAGGAAAAGAAACATCTGCAAATTTTGTAGCAGGAAAAACTCTACACGTTAAATATGTTTACCAAAAAAGACCAGTAGAAAAGAAAGGCTCCTTCCAAGAACATCACATTTACCAAACAAAGAAACTAGACGGAACAATTGTAGAAGATTCAAGAGATGATAAAGAAGTAAAAGAAGGAACTGAAAAAGAAAACTACAAGACTTCTAAAATTGATAAAGACGGTTACAAACTAGTAAAAGTAGAATCTAAAAACGGTGGACAATTCAACGAAGACGGAAGTCTAAAAGAAGCAGCCTACATTGCTGATACAAAACAAGAAGTAACTTATATTTATCAAAAAGAAGAAAAACAACCAACTCCAACTGAAAATACTGGTAAATTCCAAGAACACCACATCTACATCACAAAAGATAAAGATGGAAAAGTAATCAAACGTGAAGTAGTGGATGGTAAAGTTGATAGTGGTACAAAAGATAAGACTTATACAACTGGTAAAAAGGAAAAAGACGGTTTCAAATTTGTGAAGACTCAAGATCCAAAAGAAAATCCAAGTTATGATAAGGATGGAAAAGAAACAACAGGTAATTTTGTACCAGGCAAGACACAAGAAATAACTTATGTTTACGAAAAGACAGAAACACCAAGTACACCACCAACACCAACAGAAGAAACTGGTAAGTTCCAAGAACACCACATCTACATCACAAAAGATAAAGATGGAAAAGTAATCAAACGTGAAGTAGTAAATGGCAAAGTTGATAGCGGTACAAAAGATAAGACTTATACAACTGGTAAGAAGGAAAAAGACGGTTTCAAATTTGTGAAGACTCAAGATCCAAAAGAAAATCCAAGTTATGATAAGGATGGAAAAGAAACAACAGGTAATTTCGTACCAGGTAAGACACAAGAAATAACTTATGTTTACGAAAAGACAGAAACACCAAGTACACCACCAACACCAACAGAAGAAACTGGTAAGTTCCAAGAACACCACATCTACATCACAAAAGATAAAGATGGAAAAGTAATCAAACGTGAAGTAGTGGATGGTAAAGTTAATAGTGGAACAAAAGATAAGACTTATACAACTGGTAAGAAGGAAAAAGACGGTTTCAAATTTGTGAAGACTCAAGATCCAAAAGAAAATCCAAGTTATGATAAGGATGGAAAAGAAACAACAGGTAATTTCGTACCAGGTAAGACACAAGAAATAACTTATGTTTACGAAAAGACAGAAACACCAAGTACACCACCAACACCAGTTGAACCATCTGAACCATCAACACCAGTTGAACCATCAACACCACCAACACCAGTTGAACCAGAAGAACCAACAACTCCAGTTGTTCCTGATCAACCAGAACAACCAGGTACTCCAGAACAACCAGCTACTCCAGAACAACCAGCTACTCCTGAACAACCAAGCAAACCAGAACAACCAAGTAAACCAGAACAACCAAGTAAACCAGAACAACCAAGTAAATCAGACCAACCAAGTAAATCAGACCAACCAAGCAAACCAGTAAGACAAAGTAAGAAATTACCAAAAGCAGGTGCTGATTACGAATTATTGAAACTTGCAGCTGGTGCATTATCAATAGTTAGCGGTCTAGGATTATCTCTTGGAAGAAAAAAAGAAGACTAA
- a CDS encoding histidine kinase dimerization/phospho-acceptor domain-containing protein, whose product MKNLKIFPKMFLQIFTALALTVLFIHFMVFLIFPKTYLEDRKQEINKKANEISKTLTNKELGYVTQSLDFYSSNNDIKAYVKNKNNDNGLQIKEIIDFDKKSDNNSLIIEEREITIRNGEKISLQFVSTADMKKDAKNLSLRFLPFSLLISMFFSAIISLIYAKLINNNIHEIKQVTDKMMTMDKKARLEVDSTNEIGQLKVQINDLYTTLLHSIDDLESKNEEIIKLEKLKYDFFRGASHELKTPVASLKIILENMKYNIGKYKNRDLYIDESLKIIDGLSHSISQILTLSSIENLKNDEENVTILPILNDIINKQEVIATQKHITIDNQIKNEKIFIGKSALKIILSNVIGNAVKYTDEYGLITIKSDGEWFEVINTCKKASELDTTKVFDVNCDLNKENSNGLGLYIVGNLLNNYKIDAIIETQEEKVTFKIKL is encoded by the coding sequence ATGAAAAATTTAAAAATATTTCCGAAAATGTTCCTGCAAATATTCACAGCATTAGCGCTCACTGTGTTGTTCATACATTTTATGGTGTTTTTAATATTTCCCAAAACATATTTGGAAGATAGAAAACAAGAAATAAATAAAAAAGCAAATGAAATATCCAAGACACTAACAAATAAAGAACTGGGATATGTTACTCAGTCGCTGGATTTCTATTCAAGTAATAACGACATTAAAGCTTATGTTAAAAATAAAAACAATGACAACGGATTACAAATCAAAGAAATCATTGATTTTGACAAAAAAAGCGATAACAATTCACTTATAATTGAAGAACGAGAAATTACTATAAGAAATGGAGAAAAAATATCGCTTCAATTCGTATCAACGGCTGATATGAAAAAAGATGCCAAAAATCTAAGCCTAAGATTTCTCCCATTTTCGCTTTTAATATCTATGTTTTTCTCAGCAATCATTTCGTTGATTTACGCTAAGTTAATCAACAATAATATACACGAAATAAAACAAGTTACCGACAAAATGATGACTATGGATAAAAAAGCAAGACTTGAAGTGGACTCTACTAATGAGATTGGACAATTAAAAGTACAAATCAATGATTTGTACACGACATTGTTACATTCAATTGACGATTTGGAATCAAAAAACGAAGAAATTATCAAACTTGAAAAACTAAAATACGACTTTTTCAGAGGAGCATCACACGAACTCAAAACCCCTGTAGCTAGTCTCAAAATAATTTTAGAAAATATGAAATATAATATCGGAAAATACAAAAACAGAGATTTGTATATCGACGAATCACTCAAAATAATTGATGGATTGTCACATAGCATTTCACAAATACTTACATTGTCTTCCATTGAAAATTTAAAAAATGACGAAGAAAATGTAACGATTTTACCGATATTAAATGATATAATTAATAAGCAGGAAGTAATTGCAACTCAAAAACATATCACAATCGACAATCAGATTAAAAATGAGAAGATTTTTATTGGCAAATCAGCTCTTAAAATCATACTTTCCAATGTAATTGGAAATGCCGTAAAATACACAGATGAATATGGTCTAATAACCATAAAATCAGATGGTGAATGGTTTGAAGTGATTAACACTTGCAAAAAGGCAAGTGAATTAGATACCACAAAAGTATTTGATGTGAATTGTGATTTGAACAAAGAGAACAGCAATGGACTTGGATTGTATATTGTTGGAAACTTGCTTAACAATTACAAAATTGATGCAATTATTGAAACACAAGAAGAAAAAGTAACATTCAAAATCAAGTTATAA